The stretch of DNA CTACCAACCACGGAAAAATTTTGATGATAAAGCCTTGAAGGAATTATCGGACTCAATTAAGGAAAATGGTGTTTTTCAACCGATTATTGTGCGTAAGTCAGTTAATGGCTACGAAATTATCGCAGGTGAGCGGCGGTATCGGGCTTCAAAATTAGCTAAAAAGACAACTGTACCTGCAATTGTGCGTGATTTTGATGAAAGTCAAATGATGGAAGTTGCGGTCTTAGAAAACTTGCAGCGTGAGGATTTGACGCCGCTTGAAGAGGCTCAGGCTTACGAAATGCTGCAGAAGAATTTAGGCTTAACGCAAGAAGAAGTTTCCAAGCGGATGGGTAAGTCACGGCCGTATATTGCTAATTATTTGCGGTTATTAACTTTACCTACTAAGACGAAACATTTGCTTCAACATGGCAAACTCTCGATGGGACAAGCGCGGACATTACTTGGCTTGAAGAATAAGGATAAGATTGACGAAGTTGCTAAGCGGGTTGTCAAAGAAGGTATGCCGGTACGTAAAGTTGAGGCTTTAGTTGCTCGAATAAATGCTAAAAAATCAAGCAAACAGGCGGTGCAAAAGTCAGCGTTTATTCGTGCGAGTGAACATCAACTTGCTGATAAATTAGGCTCAAGTGTCAATATTTCTGAAAGTAAAAAGGGTAAAGGTCACTTGTCAATTGGTTTTAGTTCAGTTGATGAATTAAACCGTATTCTTGATGTGCTAGGTGTTGATCTTGATGAATAAAGAAATTGTTTATAATTTGGGCGAGACTGTGCAAATGAAAAAGCCACATGCTTGTAAGACTAACGATTGGGAAGTTTTACGTTTAGGTGCTGATATTAGACTTAAGTGCATGGGATGTGGCCATGTGGTATTAATGCCGCGTGGTAAGTTCACTCATAATTTGAAAAAGATTTTGACAAAGGCAAATGATCCGGTTAATCATAAAAAAGAGTTTTATGTCCCTGAGGATGAAATTCTAAGACCAGATTTTAACGAAGAGTAAGTAATAATTTAAAAAGAAAAAGAGGATAAAAATGTCATTAACTGCTGGAATTGTCGGCTTGCCAAATGTTGGTAAGTCAACCTTGTTTAATGCGATTACTAAAGCTGGAGCCGAAATGGCTAATTACCCGTTTGCGACAATTGAACCTAATGTAGGTATGGTTGAAGTGCCAGACAAACGGTTGGCACGGATTCAGGAATTAATTCCTGCTAAGAAGATTGTGCACACAACTTTTGAATTTACTGATATTGCTGGATTAGTTAAAGGTGCTTCTAAAGGTGAAGGTCTAGGTAATAAATTCCTAGAAAATATTCGGCAAACAGATGCGATTATTCACGTTGTGCGGGCGTTTGAAGACGACAATATTACCTCAGTTACTGGTAAAGTTGATCCCGAAGAAGACATTAATACGATCAATTTAGAATTGGCAATTGCTGATCTTGATGCTGTTAATCGGCGGATTAACAAGGTAAAGAAAATTGCTCAGCAAAATGATAAGGAGGCTAAGGCTGAATATGCTGTCTTACAAAAGATTAAGCCGGTTTTAGAAGAAGGTAAGGCAGTACGGTCGATTGATTTTACTGAAGATGAAGCTAAAATTGTTAAAGGTTTCTTCTTGTTAACAGATAAGCCTGTTATTTATGTTGCTAATATTGCAGAGGACTCAATGGCTGATCCAGAGAGCGATCAGTTTTATCAAATTGTTAAAAAGCATGCGGTTAGTGAAAATGCAGAATGCTTGGGCATTTCTGCAGCTACTGAAGAAGAGATTGCCGGTCTTGATGATGACGAAAAGGCGGAATTCTTGGAAGCTGAAGGTGTAACTGAATCTGGACTTGATCGTTTAATTCGGGCTGCTTATCATATTTTAGGCTTACGGACCTTCTTCACAGCTGGTGGCCCAGAAACACGGGCGTGGACATTCCATGAAGGGATGAAAGCACCACAAGTTGCCGGTGTCATTCATTCAGACTTTGAAAGGGGCTTTATTCGGGCTGAAGTTGTGTCGTATGCAGATTTGGACCAATTTGAAACAATGCAAAAGGTTAAAGAAGCAGGTAAGTTGCGTCTTGAAGGCAAGGATTATGAAGTTCAAGACGGTGACATTATTGAATTTAGATTTAATGTTTAGGATAAAATAATGGCAGAAGAAAAAAAAGAAGTACAAGCAAAAATTGATACTAATAAGCAGGAAAAACTAAAGGATAAGATTGAAAGTCAAAATAAAGATGATCAATTAAAGCAACTGTCCCCAGAAGAATTACGTGGGGAGTTAAGTAATAAGAATGCTGACTATATTTTTCGGTTGCAAAAAGAGTTGGCAGTACAAGGTAAGATGAGTCAAGCAGAAGCTGCTGCTAAAGTGGATGAATTATTGCCGCAATTAGTTATTGCCCAACACCATGGTCAGCCAGCCAGTACATATTACAATCTGTCACCAAAATTAAAGGCAGCTGATATGCTCAAGCCAAAGAAGAAGACTGCAGCTGATGTACCTTTTTGGCAATCAGCAGTTGATGGTGCACTAGTTTATATTGCAATTTTTGTTGGTCTGTTTGGTGTTATTGGTTTATTCTCAAATGAGCAAAAATATAATTCTCAAATGGGAATTTTAACACTGTTAATTGTTGGGGCAACAATGGGTGTCTTTATGACCAAGTATAATGAATGGGTATTGCCAAGTGGTAGTAAAAATAAGAAAATTCCGTGGACTAAGTTGATTTTAGGAATGGTTGCCATGCTAGTTGTACTTTTTGTCCTAATTTGGATCCTCTCAATTCCGGCTTTACGCGTTATTAACCCTGTCTTGTCTGGTACAGCCAATATTATTATTGCCATTGTGGCATATGGAATTCGTTGGCTTTTCAGACGGCATTATCAAATTATTGGTTCAGTCTTTACACCAGCGCCAAAAAACAAATAGTGTGCTTTTTAGTGTTAAAAGGTCTATACTAAACTATCAAATGTTAAAAAGGATAAGCAGGCAGTTAAGTCTGTTTATCCTTTTTTGAAGCTTTTTGCGTGAATGAAAATATATTTATAGTAACTTAGAGAAAGAGGTATTTAATGATTAACACACTGCGTAAATCAATTAGGCAGTATAAGAAACTGTCTTTACTGTCGCCATTATTTGTTACTGGTGAAGTTATCATTGAAATGTTAATTCCGTATTTAGTCGGTATTTTAATCGATAACGGGATTATGAAGGGGAATATGGCATATATCACTAAATGGGGTATGATCCTTCTTGTTTTGACGATTATTTCGCTGGTTTTAGGTGCTAGTGCTAGTTATGTATCGGCTCATGCCGCTTCTGGTTTTGCTGCTAATTTGCGTAAGGACATGTTTTATCATGTTCAAGATTATTCGTTTGAGAATATTGATAAGTTTTCTAGTGCCAGTTTGGTAACGCGGATGACAACTGATGTAAACAATATTCAGATGGCTTATCAAATGCTTATCAGAATTGCGGTTAGAGCACCAATGATGCTGATTGTTTCCGTAATTATGTCCGTAATTATTAGTCCGCGTCTGTCACTAATTTTCGTTGTAATTGCTCCGATCTTTGTCTTGTTGCTGGCAATAATTATTAGAAGTGTATATCCGTACTTCCCGAAAATCTTTAGGGGCTATGACCGGATGAATCAGGTTGTTCGGGAAAACATTCGTGGTATTCGCGAAGTTAAAACCTATGTTCAAGAAAAGCCACAAACAGCTGAATTTAAGAAGTCCTCGGGTTTCATTTATAAACTGTTCTCAACTGCACAAAAGATTATGTCATTAAACTCATTAATCGTAATAGCAGTTTTAAACATTTCTAACTTAGCTATTTGTTGGTTTGGTGCAAAAGAAATTGTTGGCGGTAGTTTACAAACCGGGCAATTGATTTCAATGTTTTCATATTCTAACTCTGTTTTAAACAGTTTAAATATTTTGGCAATGATTTTTACTCAATTGGTTATTTCTGGTGCCAGTGGCCGCAGAATTGCTGACGTTATTAATGAAAAGCCATCAATTGAGAATCCACATAAGCCACTTAAGCATATTAACAATGGGGAAGTTATTTTTGATCATGTTAATTTCAAGTATGATCAAGACGATAAGGCCTTGGCTTTAAGTAATATTAATTTGCATATCAAACCGGGTGAAACCATCGGAATGATTGGTAAAACCGGTTCATCTAAATCAACACTGGTTGCAATGATTCCGCGGCTTTATGATACAGATTCTGGTGCTGTAAGGGTATCAGGTCATAATGTTAAATCCTATGATTTGAAGACTTTGCGTGATAATGTTGCTATGGTTTTGCAAAATAATGTATTGTTTTCTGGCACCATTAAAGAGAATTTAAAGTGGGGTAATGAAAACGCCACTGATGAAGAAATCTTGAAGGCAGCTAAAGTTGCGCATGCTGATGATTTTATTCAAGAAATGCCTGATAAGTATGACACAATGGTTGAACAAGGTGGAACCAACGTGTCTGGTGGGCAAAAGCAAAGAATTACTATTGCGCGGGCGCTTTTAAAGAAGCCAAAGATTTTGATTCTCGATGATTCAACGTCTGCTGTTGATACTCAAACTGAACGGGAAATTCGAGAGTCTTTGACCAAGGATATGCCAGAAACGACTAAAATTATTATTTCACAAAGAATTGTTTCGATTAAGGATGCCGACCGAATTGTGGTTATGGATGAAGGTAAAATCCAAGATATTGGAACTCATGATGAACTGATGAAGACAAATGAACTTTATAGTTCAATTGCGAAGTTCCAAGAAGAGCAAAAGAAGTAGGTGAGCGATTTGGATAAAGCAGTAGAAAATAAAGAAGCAAAAAGTTACGCGAAACGCTCCACTACTTTGTGGCGTTTGCTTAAGTTGGTTGCAACAACTAGCCCGTGGATGTTGATTACATCAACAATTGCAATTGTTTTAGCAGCTGGTGCTAATGTCTTAGGTTCATTATTTATTGAACGGTTAATTAATGATTACATTATTCCGTTGACTAAAGAAGCACAGCCTAATTTTATGCCGTTGTTACATGCGATTGAGATTATGTTTGGCGTTTATGCCATCGGTTTTATTTCTAATTATCTTTTTGCAATGTTGATGGCTGTGTTAGCGCAAAAGACGCAGTACAGAGTCCGTAACGAAATGTTTGCGCATATGGAGCAATTACCGATTTCATATTTCGACCAAAACGATTATGGTGACATCATGAGTCGGTATACTAACGATATTGATACTTTGATGCAGATGATTTCACAATCAATTCCGCAGTTTATGAACTCGGCATTGAATTTGATTTTTGTGTTAGCAGCAATGATCAGTTTAAGTTGGCAATTAACAATCTTTACGTTGATTATTTTTGCGCTATCAATTGGAGTTGTCCGGTTCTTAACGGTTCGTTCTTCACACTTTTTCCAACTTCAGCAAAAGGAGTTGGGGCAAGTTAATGGTTATAATGAAGAAATGTTGAACGGTTTAAAGGTTATCAAGGTCTTCAGTCATGAGCCACAAATTGAAGCAGACTTTGATCAATATAATGAAAGTCTAAAAGAAGCTTCTGGTAAGGCGAATACTTACGCCACAGTTTTGTTCCCAATCATGGGTAACATTGGGAATTTGCTGTATGTTTTAATTGCGGTTCTTGGTGGAGCTGTAGCGATTAATCGAATTGCACCGTTGTCACTTGGGGTAATTGGTGCTTTCTTACAGCTATCTAAGCAATTCGCAATGCCAATTGCGCAAATATCACAACAGCTTAATTCGATTGTGATGGCTTTAGCTGGTGCCGAAAGAATCTTTAATTTGGAAGATCAAGCAGTTGAAGTCGATAATGGCGACGTCACGATTTCTAAGGATGAAGATGTCAAGGGAACATGGTACTGGAATGTGCCGCAAAAAGATGGTTCTGTTAAACGGGTCACAGTTAAGGGTCACATTGTGTTTGATGATGTTAACTTTAGCTATTCACCTAATAAGCAAATTTTGTACAATATTTCCATTGATGCGAAGCCGGGAATGAAGGTTGCCTTAGTTGGTGAAACAGGTGCTGGTAAGACGACAATTTCAAACATGATTAATCGTTTTTATGAAATTGCGTCTGGAACAATTACTTATGATGGTATTCCAATTACACGGATTAAAAAGGATGACTTAAGAAGGTCACTTTCGATTGTGTTGCAAGATACGCACATGTTTACTGGAACTATTATGGACAATATTCGTTTTGGTAATCCAGAGGCTAGTGATGATGATGTTTATCAAGCAGCTCGTTTATCACATGCTGATGAGTTTATTCATCATTTAGATGAAGGTTACAAGACGGTAATTGATGGTAACGGTGGCGATTTGTCTCAAGGACAGATGCAACTGCTCAGTATCGCACGGGCAATGATTGCTGATGAGCCAGTAATGATTTTGGATGAAGCTACTTCTAGTATTGATACGCAAACTGAAAAATTGGTTCAGGCCGGAATGGATAACTTATTAGCTGGCCGGACAAGTTTCGTTATTGCGCACCGGTTATCCACAATTGTTAATTCAGATTTGATTTTAGTGCTTGATCATGGTCATATTATTGAAGCTGGTAATCATGATAAATTGCTTAAGGAAAAGGGCTACTATTACGAGTTATACACTGGTAAGAAGGAAATCGAATAATTTTATAAAAGAGTTGAGAGCTTCTCAGCTCTTTTTTAATAAAAAGATAAAATTATGCCTGATTAGTATGTTTAACCGCGAAAAATGATTAAAATATTAGTCATAGGTTCTGTTACACTATGACTAATAGAAATTAAATGAACGAAAAGGGAGGAATTCGCCCGATGAAAATTTTAGTTGTTGATGACGATAAAGAAATTGTTGAATTATTGAGCATTTACTTAAAAAATGAGGGCTACACACCCATTGCGGCATATAGTGGTAAAGAAGCCATTACACGTTTGACAACAACGCCGGATATTGCTTTGATGATTTTGGATGTCATGATGCCAAATATGAGCGGGATTGATGTGATTAAAGAAGTACGTAAGGATTCCGATATTCCAATTATTATTGTTTCGGCTAAAACCGGTGATATGGATAAAATTCAAGGTCTGATTACTGGTGCTGACGATTATGTTTCCAAACCGTTTAACCCGCTAGAAGTAATGGCTCGGGTGCGTTCACTTTTGCG from Lactobacillus sp. ESL0785 encodes:
- a CDS encoding DUF1129 family protein, encoding MAEEKKEVQAKIDTNKQEKLKDKIESQNKDDQLKQLSPEELRGELSNKNADYIFRLQKELAVQGKMSQAEAAAKVDELLPQLVIAQHHGQPASTYYNLSPKLKAADMLKPKKKTAADVPFWQSAVDGALVYIAIFVGLFGVIGLFSNEQKYNSQMGILTLLIVGATMGVFMTKYNEWVLPSGSKNKKIPWTKLILGMVAMLVVLFVLIWILSIPALRVINPVLSGTANIIIAIVAYGIRWLFRRHYQIIGSVFTPAPKNK
- a CDS encoding DUF951 domain-containing protein encodes the protein MNKEIVYNLGETVQMKKPHACKTNDWEVLRLGADIRLKCMGCGHVVLMPRGKFTHNLKKILTKANDPVNHKKEFYVPEDEILRPDFNEE
- the ychF gene encoding redox-regulated ATPase YchF produces the protein MSLTAGIVGLPNVGKSTLFNAITKAGAEMANYPFATIEPNVGMVEVPDKRLARIQELIPAKKIVHTTFEFTDIAGLVKGASKGEGLGNKFLENIRQTDAIIHVVRAFEDDNITSVTGKVDPEEDINTINLELAIADLDAVNRRINKVKKIAQQNDKEAKAEYAVLQKIKPVLEEGKAVRSIDFTEDEAKIVKGFFLLTDKPVIYVANIAEDSMADPESDQFYQIVKKHAVSENAECLGISAATEEEIAGLDDDEKAEFLEAEGVTESGLDRLIRAAYHILGLRTFFTAGGPETRAWTFHEGMKAPQVAGVIHSDFERGFIRAEVVSYADLDQFETMQKVKEAGKLRLEGKDYEVQDGDIIEFRFNV
- a CDS encoding response regulator transcription factor: MKILVVDDDKEIVELLSIYLKNEGYTPIAAYSGKEAITRLTTTPDIALMILDVMMPNMSGIDVIKEVRKDSDIPIIIVSAKTGDMDKIQGLITGADDYVSKPFNPLEVMARVRSLLRRSQKQVKDEKPDVLEVGPLVINRDSHEVKTIDGKDIQLTALEFGILYLLASHPNRVFSADEIFERVWQQESIVSAKTVMVHVSHLRDKIQKATGGEDVIQTVWGVGYKVEA
- a CDS encoding ABC transporter ATP-binding protein, with protein sequence MDKAVENKEAKSYAKRSTTLWRLLKLVATTSPWMLITSTIAIVLAAGANVLGSLFIERLINDYIIPLTKEAQPNFMPLLHAIEIMFGVYAIGFISNYLFAMLMAVLAQKTQYRVRNEMFAHMEQLPISYFDQNDYGDIMSRYTNDIDTLMQMISQSIPQFMNSALNLIFVLAAMISLSWQLTIFTLIIFALSIGVVRFLTVRSSHFFQLQQKELGQVNGYNEEMLNGLKVIKVFSHEPQIEADFDQYNESLKEASGKANTYATVLFPIMGNIGNLLYVLIAVLGGAVAINRIAPLSLGVIGAFLQLSKQFAMPIAQISQQLNSIVMALAGAERIFNLEDQAVEVDNGDVTISKDEDVKGTWYWNVPQKDGSVKRVTVKGHIVFDDVNFSYSPNKQILYNISIDAKPGMKVALVGETGAGKTTISNMINRFYEIASGTITYDGIPITRIKKDDLRRSLSIVLQDTHMFTGTIMDNIRFGNPEASDDDVYQAARLSHADEFIHHLDEGYKTVIDGNGGDLSQGQMQLLSIARAMIADEPVMILDEATSSIDTQTEKLVQAGMDNLLAGRTSFVIAHRLSTIVNSDLILVLDHGHIIEAGNHDKLLKEKGYYYELYTGKKEIE
- a CDS encoding ABC transporter ATP-binding protein; this encodes MINTLRKSIRQYKKLSLLSPLFVTGEVIIEMLIPYLVGILIDNGIMKGNMAYITKWGMILLVLTIISLVLGASASYVSAHAASGFAANLRKDMFYHVQDYSFENIDKFSSASLVTRMTTDVNNIQMAYQMLIRIAVRAPMMLIVSVIMSVIISPRLSLIFVVIAPIFVLLLAIIIRSVYPYFPKIFRGYDRMNQVVRENIRGIREVKTYVQEKPQTAEFKKSSGFIYKLFSTAQKIMSLNSLIVIAVLNISNLAICWFGAKEIVGGSLQTGQLISMFSYSNSVLNSLNILAMIFTQLVISGASGRRIADVINEKPSIENPHKPLKHINNGEVIFDHVNFKYDQDDKALALSNINLHIKPGETIGMIGKTGSSKSTLVAMIPRLYDTDSGAVRVSGHNVKSYDLKTLRDNVAMVLQNNVLFSGTIKENLKWGNENATDEEILKAAKVAHADDFIQEMPDKYDTMVEQGGTNVSGGQKQRITIARALLKKPKILILDDSTSAVDTQTEREIRESLTKDMPETTKIIISQRIVSIKDADRIVVMDEGKIQDIGTHDELMKTNELYSSIAKFQEEQKK
- a CDS encoding ParB/RepB/Spo0J family partition protein, with product MARDSKSKEAKRKGGLGRGIEALFEDEPQVEEVEEEILDLDLSEIRPNPYQPRKNFDDKALKELSDSIKENGVFQPIIVRKSVNGYEIIAGERRYRASKLAKKTTVPAIVRDFDESQMMEVAVLENLQREDLTPLEEAQAYEMLQKNLGLTQEEVSKRMGKSRPYIANYLRLLTLPTKTKHLLQHGKLSMGQARTLLGLKNKDKIDEVAKRVVKEGMPVRKVEALVARINAKKSSKQAVQKSAFIRASEHQLADKLGSSVNISESKKGKGHLSIGFSSVDELNRILDVLGVDLDE